In a single window of the Oscarella lobularis chromosome 2, ooOscLobu1.1, whole genome shotgun sequence genome:
- the LOC136200223 gene encoding uncharacterized protein encodes MRAAFPFVLVSAVLLPTTLGEGTYELLTYNARLTRTGIVPHYTERKKTLLQELPKLTADVVCLQGVWLDADIVELADAAKSVFPYYHRLSPTPMSKPPCPISNLLAARQCADGRCDLSAGGIAGAASCLAKNCESQLRSLPQACVNCALNTAPADLINCGLSPKPSFPTTHGLLLLSKQRLTNKIERNYTRQLSGDVEVPPRGYIAADVDNIGTVVCTQLEDYGHPDIFYVGAKVYTSAKDEQSSSIQVLLNSTFIKNRGSETPVYLLGNFNHGPFINATLAPLYSDLYNVIVGAGFVSPAVSMLKKCSVCKSNELANFDSFVNVTIYSGFLIDHVYVPANLANKIVSVERKFVGNATGLAYPLSDHYAISVVTSNEFKFPTTPPAATTTPAGTISPTGASFRPSINVFVVVLVWAAAVAGKLA; translated from the exons ATGCGAGCTGCTTTTCCTTTCGTACTGGTTTCAGCCGTTCTTTTGCCAACAACGTTGGGTGAAGGAACGTACGAATTACTGACCTACAATGCAAGACTGACTCGCACCGGTATCGTTCCTCACTACACGGAGCGAAAGAAGACGCTTCTCCAAGAA CTTCCCAAGCTAACGGCTGACGTTGTGTGTTTACAAGGAGTCTGGCTAGATGCGGATATAGTGGAATTAGCAGATGCCGCCAAGTCTGTTTTTCCCTACTACCACCGTCTTAGCCCAACGCCCATGTCAAAGCCACCGTGTCCTATCTCTAATTTGTTGGCGGCACGGCAGTGTGCTGATGGAAGGTGCGATCTATCTGCTGGAGGGATTGCTGGCGCTGCTTCATGTCTTGCAAAAAACTGTGAGTCACAACTCAGGTCCTTGCCGCAGGCTTGCGTTAATTGCGCGCTCAATACCG CTCCAGCCGATCTGATAAATTGCGGCCTCAGCCCCAAACCTTCTTTTCCCACGACGCACGGCCTTCTACTTCTCAGCAAGCAACGTCTTACAAACAAAATCGAGCGAAATTATACGAGACAATTATCTGGCGACGTTGAAGTACCGCCGCGAGGATACATCGCCGCTGAC GTGGATAACATTGGAACTGTAGTGTGTACCCAGCTTGAAGACTACGGCCATCCCGATATTTTTTACG TGGGAGCTAAAGTCTACACAAGCGCCAAAGACGAGCAAAGTTCTTCTATTCAAGTGCTTCTAAATTCCACTTTTATAAAAAATCGTGGAAGCGAAACGCCGGTCTACCTCCTCGGCAACTTCAATCACGGCCCATTCATAAATGCTACACTCGCTCCTCTCTATTCTGATCTCTATAACGTGATTGTCGGAGCCGGATTTGTTTCGCCAGCCGTCTCAATGCTGAAAAAGTGTTCGGTGTGTAAAAGTAATGAATTGGCTAATTTTGATTCCTTTGTCAATGTTACAATTTATTCGGGATTTCTCATTGACCACGTGTACGTTCCAGCAAATCTGGCCAACAAAATCGTCTCGGTTGAG AGAAAGTTCGTTGGCAACGCAACTGGACTCGCATATCCCTTATCAGATCACTATGCCATATCAGTGGTCACTAGCAACGAGTTTAAATTTCCCACGACGCCTCCTGCTGCGACAACGACCCCTGCTGGAACAATCAGCCCAACAGGAGCATCATTTAGGCCATCGATTAACGTTTTCGTTGTTGTGCTCGTCTGGGCTGCAGCTGTGGCTGGGAAACTTGCTTGA